In Rhopalosiphum padi isolate XX-2018 chromosome 3, ASM2088224v1, whole genome shotgun sequence, the genomic stretch GTCAGTGCTGTCACGGCaggttatattgttataccgaTCTATATCGTTTTCCCATTCATGGTCAGTGACTAAATCAAAATCTTTGTCTTATATATTGCAAATTTAGGGTTCAACAATTTGTatccatcattattattatatttttttatatattacggCAGATTAAGAACTTTGGACAACAAACCAAAAGATGGCTATTAGAATTGTACAACAACTGCATAAAATGCGTAAAGACACCAGTAATATGGAGAAAAAGCCGAATAATAGCACTAATAAAACCGGGTAAGCAACCCACGGAGGCGAAAAATTTTCGCCCAATCTCCCTCTTATGCCATACATACAAGTTGCTAGAAAGATTAATACTCAACAGAATAAACGACGTAGTGGACAAATCACTTATAAACGAACAAGCCGGTTTCAGAGGAGGAAAGTCATGCACTGGTCAGATACTGAACCTGAcgcaaaatattgaaaatggatACGAGGAAAAAATGGCGACTGGCGCAGTTTTCATAGACCTAACAGCGGCATATGATACGATTAACCACAGAAttcttttcaaaaaaatgtacgagATAACAAGGGACTACAATTTAACGTCCTTCATCGCTGAAATGTTAAGAAATAGAAGATACTTCGTGGAGTTGCAAGGAAAGAAAAGCCGTTGGAGGACTCAAAAAAATGGACTTGCACAAGGTAGCGTATTAGCACCTTTGCTACttaacatatatagtatatatcaaCGATCAGCCAACACCATTAGGAACCCAGCGTTTCATATACGCTGATGATCTAGCGCTCACTGCTCAGAATCGCTCGTTTGGAAATATAGAAAGCACTCTTAACAACGCACTAGAGGAAATgtcaatttattacaaaaaaaattggttaaaacCAAACCCCAACAAAACCCAAGTATGCACTTTTCATCTAAGAAACAAAGAAGCAAAAcgaaaattaagaataatatggGAAGATGTTGAGATTGAAAATACCGAATACCCAAAATACCTTGGTGTCACACTAGACCGAACCTTATCATTCAAACATCATTGCGAAAACGTAAAACAAAAAACCCACGCGAGAAACAACCTGATTAGAAAGCTCACAGGAACATCATGGGGAGCAGACCCAAATACTGTAAGAACATCAGCACTAGCACTATGCTACTCAACAGCCGAATATGCTGCCCCCGTATGGGCCAGATCATGTCATGCGAAAAATGTTGACACTGCTTTAAACGAGACATGCAGAATAATCTCAGGATGCCTCAAACCAACACCGGTCGAGGAAATACAAGTACTATCAGGAATAGCACCACCAGATATTAGGAGAGAGATTGCATCAGAGATAGAACGACACAAACAACAAAACGATCCCCGGCACCCACTACATGGAAAGAGCCCGCCGAAACCACGACTTAAATCCAGGAAAAGTTTCCTTACTACGATCCAACCAATAAAGAACCCACCAGAAAAAGAAAGAATCAACAGATGGAAGGAGAGAGAACAAAACACTACGAGGGAATTAAAAGAAGAGCTACCTAAAGGAAGAAACTGGAAATGGGAAAAATGGAAAGCATTAAATCGTTTAAGAACAGGAGTTGGACGATGCAAAACCACACTCAAGAAATGGAAAATATTAGGAGAAGACGACACAACCAACTGCAAATGTGGTGAAATACAGACAATGGGCCACCTACTACAATGCCCTCTAATAGGAACCACTTGTGACGAAAATGACCTATACCTGGCAAATGACAAAGCGGCAGCAGTCGCGGCTTTTTGGATGACCGAGATCTGAACGACACGAAAGAAGAAGAAGATATATTACGGCACTTGGGGTTATTACCCTCAACGccagatttatattatattttagttgtttaatgtttttgggCGCCCGCATATTaggttaattaattttcatatactattgtacaatttacaattgatgtaatatatatatatcccgtAACTGGTATAGTGCGGTGTTATATACCACTGCATTTTTTTTGTCCttcatatcaattataatactgataatattacatGGAGGTTACGTATACCTCTGTATGgaggtaaaatatatatgaaaatatgggTTTTTAAGGTTATGTTCACTATCATACCTTGttattgttgatataaaatgtTCAGCGGTATCTCACACCGCACTGTACTATTGGCGTAACATTTttgtaatcaaatatatttttatgtttttttttgtatgataaatattttactttaaacttACACAATGAACACTGCCGGTCCATCTCAAATCTCTGTTACTAATCCGgactttgaaaatgtcatttcaaaatttttagaaGATAATGCTGAGGTCAGTGATGATGATACTTCCGAATTCATAGAAAGTGAACATGATTCTGAATCCGACCAGAATGCTGATGATATAATTGAAAGTGACGATGTAGAGTCTGATAGGTCTGATAATGATGAATCTACGcgcatttcaaaatatttttatggtaaaaataaatataaatggtcAGCAGATGaatttgtatcaaaaaaatactCGGACTgctcgtcataatattattacgcaaaTTCCTGGTTTACGTGGTCCTGTAAAAAACATGGGTGATACTGCAAATCCttcaaatatttggaatacattttttactgatTCTATTATAAGTGAAATTTTGACCTGGACCAATGTAAAAATTGATAGTATCcgtgaaaaatataaacaaatgtcAAGTTTTACAAAAAACGTTGACGAAATCGAGCTACGATCACTTTttggattattattttacactgcTGTTTTTAAGTCAAACCATGAAAGTTCAGAACTTTTATTTGCTACTGATGGAACTGGTCGTGAGATATTTCGTTTAGTTATGAgtcaaaaaagatttttatttttaataaactgtttACGTTTTGATAATCCGAATACAAGAGACGAAAGGAAAGAAGAGAATCCCATTGCTGCTGTTTCTgaaatttttgatgaatttataaataattgtaaattaaattattcgctAAGCTCATGTGTTACAATAGATGAAATACTAATAAGCTTCCGTGGGAggtgtaaatttaaaatctacatGCCAAATAAACCTGCAAAATACGGGATAAAATTAATGTGCTTAACCGATTCCCGAACTCATTATttacataatgcatatatttatgcTGGTCAAAACACTGATGGAATTACACTAGACCCGGTGGAAAGAAAGTTTCCAAAACCTACTCAGGCATTTTTGAGATTGTCGAAACTAATAGAAGGGACAAATCGAAATATCACAGCAGATAATTGGTTTAGTTCCATTGAACTAgtcgaacatttaaaaaaaaagggggTTAACGTATGTTGGCACTCTAAGGAAAAATAAGAGAGAAATACCACCAGAAtttctaccaaaaaaaaaaagtatcgtAGGTACAACGACATACGGGTTTACTAAAGATTTAACACTTATGTCGCACGTGACTAAACCTAGTAAAGcagttatattaatatcttcTATGCACCATCTAAAAGAATTTGATGAAGATGTACAAAAGCcagaaattatttcatattacaatAGAACTAAGGGAGGTGTGGATTCATTAGATGAAAAATGATCGGTGTACTGTACCGGTCGTCGTACTCGCCGATGGCTATTGGCAATATTTTATCGTCTTTTAGATATCTCTAGTGTAAACTCATTTGTCTTACACAATTCATTCAAAAATAACCCTATATTATCAAGATctgattttatgaaaaaactTGCATTTGAGCTAGTGAAGCCTGAATTAGAACGAAGATACGAAAATAGTTGCATTTTGCGAGACATAAGATTTAGTATAGGAAGAGTTCTAGGAATGAGAAAAAATCTAAAAGACACGCCATTATATGAAGgtaaattgaaaaaacaaaaaacttgcCGCATATGTCCACCTAAACTAAAAAGGAAAACGACATTCCAATGCTACCTTTGTGGAGACCCCTTATGTCTACAATGCTGTAAAACAGTTTGTTCAAACTGTATGGGATGCTAAACAAATTAATTCCATGTTctcattttttaacatttaaattgttaccaagaaatggttatttttatttttaactactattatattagttatattattatacattatattctgttatttatgtttactattatatttgaagtttcttatatttatttttgttttcaaaggtttaacattttgtttatttattaaaataaaacattttaattggaGTTTTGtcttaagttatttttacctaaaaaatgattttttacgttattttttttttaaatatatatatataatttgttatagtttCTTGAATTGTGTGGGAAACCCTCCCGCTTCCGTCCACAACATAATCCGCGAGTCGTTGCCGATAACCTTCGTAATCGTAGGATCGGTAACGgcgaaaacaattttaatattataatataacaaaaattaatttaataaaattacactcaagaaatataaaaatgcacaCTGCAGACTGTAAAACGATTTCTGTCGTTTGTCATCGGTCGCAATAACAATTACAAATGAAATGAAATGAATAATATcgaatgaaaatgtataattatttgtatattgacaaaaatacgcgctaaataatataatatggtattgatattatcatgaaatatatatacgtacaacaaaacatactattttgtattatagggaattaaaaataatattgtatagttaataatatgtttataaataagtcGACAAACTTATAAAGTAATACGTGTCTGTAATTTgttgtattgtattttcataataatacaaatgtattactattattaaaatttatagtaattatagaaGTAGTATTGATACGTTTTAAAACACGTTCAATGCCGACATCGGATATGCTCCGACACTGGATACCGACGCGCCTGGCCGGTGTCGGAGCGTGTCCGACAAacgttatatgtattattatagtggaATAAAATACTCGGCTTTGAGtgtatgactataatatttgtgttggctactcagtatatatttttaaataagttggtACAATTGATTTTTAGTTTCCGCCTTTTTGTTGATTGTGGGAAGGTTTTATCTATAACCATGTATTGATACAAAACACATGTTATTTTCTATCGTCCAATGCTatcaatattctttttttttcagaaaaatgtaataaatgcatCGACAAAACAATCTATACGTCAATATTTCCACAATTATTGTTCGTATGTTCATGTcgtatgtatcataataattatatacatgattAGGCGAACGtagattattgaaataatatgataacaaattCGTAATTCGTTAACACCCgaccttatttttttaaattaacaaatttaattaacaataatacaaatggaTCTTCCTCCTGGTCCATCTAGAGAGCGATCTCGAagtcctatatataataaaacaaaaaaaaaactaaaatattaaccgACGAAGAACTCTTATTACTTTTGGAAAATGATAAATGGTTATCATCGGAGGATGATTTTGATGGCAGTTCTGATGATAATTTTGAGGGCAGTTTGGTTGATGATTTCGATAACATGGCAGAAGTTGAAGAAGGTAATTCAAATAATGATTCTCATTATATGTATTTAGATAGTAGTACGATGAATGAGATGTCTGATAACTCTAATAATAGTCTTAGAAAAGAGCCTAACAATTATGAAACTTCCTGGTTATCTGATCCTGCAAATGCAAACTATATTCCATTTACAGCTACACCAGGTTTGAAATGTGTACCCGAAGGAAACGCacctattgattattttagattattagttACTGATAGTTTTTTTGATCTTCTTGTTGAGGAAACAAATGCATATgcacttgatatttttttaaatcaaacacaCGAAAGTGCAAGAATAAATAATTGGGTAGATACCAACAGAAAAGAAATGGAAATTTTTATTGGCTTATTGTTTCATATGggaacaattagattaagtagaTTGGAAGATTATTGGAAAACCAGTCGACTTTTCAACATTCCGTGTTTCCGTGAATACCTATATGAGTCGTAACAGATTCATGTTAATATTACGAGCATTGCATACGCTCGTTGCATTGCACTCGTAATCCGAAAGAAGGAGAACCTACTCCTCATAATAGGTTATATAAAATCCAGagtgttttgaattattttaattcgaaaATGGAAGAAGTTTATGAACCgtctaaaaatttatttatagatgaaTCTATGATTTTATGGCGTGGGCGTTTGGTATTTCGccaatacattaaaaacaaacgaCACAAATATGGCGTAAAATCATATATGTTGACCGAACCCTGGGGTTTTATACATAGGGTTATGGTTTATTCTGGACAAGGTCATGATATATCTAATACTATGAGTCATACAGAGTATGTGGTTTTTAAACTTATGAATGGATTATTTTATGAAGGCCGATCACTATTTATggacaactattataatagtgtccATCTATCAGAACtgttgttagaaaaaaaaacatttgtcacAGGAACTCTACGATCAAACCGTAAAAACAACCCTAAAgatgttattgataaaaaattgaaaaaatgagaGTCTATATATCGGTATACAAAAGAGGGTATTTTTGTCCTAAAATGGAAAGACAAGAGAGATGTTCTGATGATAAGTTCTGAATTTTCTCACTCAATGTGTGAAGTTAATTCTAGGACAGAAACctataatcgtaaaaaaatataatgaaaatatgtcAGGAATAGATCGCCAGGATCAAATGGCATCATACTACCCCTGTGAAAGGAAATCCTTGAGgtggtataaaaaaattggtGTGCATTTTATGcacttattgttaataaattcatattttctatataatagaaacgtaaaaaaaatatcactgtACGACTACAGGATCTCAGTTATTGAAAGTTTATTACCTAAAAAAGACAATAAAACACAGAAAAATTCTGAGGTGAAAAAAACCGAAGCACATTTACccaaaaaagttgaaaaaaatgaaaaaaacagatattataaaaaactctGTAAGGTTTGTGctgataaaaaaatacgaaaagaaACTATACGAGGTGTGTTCAATAAATACCcagactaaaattattaaaaattatatttcaaattaaatggaTCACCTTCAAAATAGTGTCCTTTAGCATCAATACAATGCTCCCAACGGTCTTGCCACTTTTTGAAACACCTTTGAATTTCATCTATAGGTATAGCCTTTAGCTCTTGTGTCGCGTTATGAATAGTTTCGTTAACGTCTTCAAATCTGTGGCCTTTGAGGGTACTTTTCAGTCtcggaaacaaaaaaaaatcacagggAGCTAAGTCGGGTGAATATGGTGGATGAGGTACCACTGGTATATTTTTAGATGTCAAAAATTCACGTACGGAAAGTGCAGAATGCGCCGGTGCATTGTCGTGACTCGTGGTGCAAAAACCACGACTTTGATTTCCACGCTTCTGGTCTTTTACGGCGCACTTCCTCTCTTAATCTTTCTAATACTTGTTTATAGAACACTTGATTTATTGTCTGACCTGTAGGTGCAAACTCATAATGAACTAaaccaaaaaaatcaaaaaaaaactatgagcATTGCTTTGATGTTTGACCGGACCtgacaacatttttttggaCGAGGTGAATTTGCGGTCTTCCATTGCGATGATTGGACCTTGGTTTCGGGATCATATCCATACACCCATGTTTCATCGCCCGTAATTATTGATTTGATAAAACTTGGGTCATTAGAAACCCGATTTTTTAGATCCAAACACACTTCAATGCGATGTTCCATTTGCTCCTCGGTTAACAATTTTGGCACTAATTTTGCGGACACTCTTTTCATACCCAATTCATCTGATAAAATCGAATGACAAGTACCAATTGATATGCCAACTTCATTAGCTACTTCTCTGACAGTTAATCTTCGGTCGGATCTAATTTTGTCTCGAACTAGAGAAATGATATCATTTGTTTTTGATGTTGATGGACGCCCAGGACGATGGTCATCTTCAATGGATATACGACCTTCTTTAAAACGTTTGAACCAGTCAAAAGTTACACAACGGCTTAGTGCAATATCTCCAAaagctaattttattaattcaaaacattCCTTagcatttttaccaattttgaaacaaaatttaatacacgCGCGTTGCTCCGAAATATTATCCATTGTGAAATCGCGATTTTATACAAAACGACCAACTTCGAACGCGTATTGTCGATGACTGATTTgagataatgataattattatatactgccgTCATAAGCGAAAACGCCGTAGGTCaccgaaaaacgattttgagaaAAACgcgtttttgtattttgtattttcataaaatcataacacCTTGTacattctaattatttaaatatgatatatggtTTCTTATGTAATTTTACCCAACGAATGcaatgaaacaataataaatatgattaaattaataattaacaagatATTTTACTTTACTCGTTGTACCTTAGTATTGGTATAAACTTTTGCTACACTATTCAAAAGCAAGAATGCCGTAACTCGTAATTAACAATTTctgatatgataaaattatttatacattttaattttaaagaattcacaaaacaacaatattatttttaagtcaatttataaataaaaaaaaatactttataatacataatttttataataattagcatGTTGGAATATTTTCCCAAAAAATTTTTCTGTTGGCTGGGAGAACTTGAGACAGATTTTGTAAGATACTATCGCGTTTTTCTTGTAAAACCCCTCGTGGTTTCGTTAATGAGGTTGGATGCGGCATTCCATtgattttcataacattttttcttaaaaagtcTAATTCTGAATATTCTTCATCGTAATCGTTTTTAGTGAACAATATAAATTTCCCACGTTTAACTTGAACAGATACTACATCTTTGAGTAAAACACGATTTGTTGATTTGATCAATTTTTGCTGAGCTTTATAATCCTTCCATAAAAAAAAGTCCGAGTGTtccatttttttaacaacaactTTAGATTTATTTGCGTTGCCAATAGCAATGGCAAAATCATCAAAGTCATACGTTTTCTTTTGGTGTTTCAGTGACAGCTCGACCTGATGGTGAAAGTGATCCGCTGACATAAAAGTATGGCCCggctcaaaataatttaaaattatttcattagcaCAGATTTCTTcggaatttattatgtaaataagaaAACTAAATAAgcaccaatttttattttggctGCTACAATTGTCAAGCCAAATCGTCACTGTATTTGCATCTCGATTACTTAATAGAAACGCATAAAATGTGCTTATCAAATCTTCTTTATTGCGACCATTAATGCCTTCGTGCCAAATACAAGCGAATggaaataatttagattttttcccCAAAGGTACGAAACTTTCATGATACGCAACAATTCGTTTTGTGAATATAACCTTTTTAAAAGAATCGACACGAGGTAACATAATTACCTTCTGTAAGTCAAcggacaaataaatatttttttcgtcgaATCCCATGTCTGcttgttttttgtataaatctctagcttttttagttttgtttatatgagttgtataaattgtacaaaCATCACATTCGGGCAAAATTTGAGTTTTGTGTTCATGAATATTAAAGCTTTCGCAAAGTTCACATTCTTCATGACCTAACTGCgcgaatgaaatatttttttcttttaccttGCATCGATAATATTCATACGAAATATAATTACGGTCTAATTCAGGGAACTTTTCTATAAAATGTTGGTGCATAAAAGTTATAGTGACATCACTCGGTAAATAACGAATGTTTGGCGCGTGTTCACGGCGATAATGTGAAATTGTTGGATTAAATGATTCAATGTGATCCATAACTAaggtttcatatttaaatttattaattgctgGATGTTTACCCCGTTTATCAGAAGTTGGTGTAATTTGACCTATGGGGGTTGAAACAAGAACATTAAGCACACGATCATTAGTCTTCTTAAATCCtaaagtagttaaaaaaaaaggctTACAAACTTGCATTCGCACATCAAATTcatcagataaaaataatttcaaactatttagtcttttacaattttcattatttttatgtaattttacgtCAAAACGTTcgcaagtatttaaaatataagattttctTTCCGACCAATTCATTTCCCaatactgtttatttatttctattctgcgattttccgttattttttgtGTACATTTGTTTCTACATTTATCATGTTCACACCCAGGTAAAatagtatgtttatatttcgGGCATACGTAAACTGCGCCCAaatgatctttttttttgtaaactgcGCCCGAAATTTTATCTACGTTAAAAAGGTATAGTGTAAACTGCGCCCGAAATTTTATCTACGTTAAAAAGGTATAGTGTAAACTGCGCCCGAATTTTTATCTATGTTAAAAAGGTATAGTGTAAACTGCGCCCgacttataaacttattaaattttgactTATTAAGGCTTTATGTTTGACGATTGTGTActtttacaagtatattatagaaattttattttcgtcAAGAAATACCAACACGTTATCGAATATCTATATTGCAGTAATACTAAAACTGACAACTGATGGTTATCACTACTTCCGGTATAGTTCTGCTAGTTACTGTACCTATCGTATTCATTTTAATCAGTAAAGTCACGATGGCTGAACAATTCATGTCGCAGCGcgaaaaatgcttaaaaattatttctaattttaaatttcgtaaaattaatCGGCCTCTAAGTTCGGGTGAGGTTAAGTGGCGATGTACGGTCAAAACTTGCAGagcat encodes the following:
- the LOC132925651 gene encoding protein GVQW3-like, which codes for MDNISEQRACIKFCFKIGKNAKECFELIKLAFGDIALSRCVTFDWFKRFKEGRISIEDDHRPGRPSTSKTNDIISLVRDKIRSDRRLTVREVANEVGISIGTCHSILSDELGMKRVSAKLVPKLLTEEQMEHRIEVCLDLKNRVSNDPSFIKSIITGDETWVYGYDPETKVQSSQWKTANSPRPKKCFHYEFAPTGQTINQVFYKQVLERLREEVRRKRPEAWKSKSWFLHHESRQCTGAFCTFRT